The Marinitoga litoralis genomic interval TACCATTTCTAACATGACTTGCAAGTGTTGTTTTCAAAATATAAAATAGCTATTTATGGGCATTGCAGAAGTTGAGTTTCTTTACATTTTAATAAATTTTCTTGTTTTTAATATTTGAAATTTTTATGTTACATTTATATAATAGCGGTATTTTCATTATTACAGAATTTTTATAAATGTTTTTGTTTTTATTTTATGTTAAATTTGATGAAGTTTCTTTATTTCTGGAATTTTAATAAAACAATTTAATTACATTAATGTAAAAGGATGATTAATGTGGAGCTTTCTATAAAAGATATTATTGATATTGTTCGATATGGGTATTATTCGAATTCAATTATTAATCATATTTTTCTTAATACAAAAGAAAGCTTTAAAATATTATTTTTTATTATTGAAATCAATATGGAAAAAAGACTATAATATGGCTATATTTTATGCAAAAAAGATTATTTCAACAACAACAACAATATTGAAAGAATTAGCAAGATTTGAACTTATATCACTTTATGTAAAAAATAATAAAATTGAACTTGCTAAAAAAGAATGTGAATATTTAAGAAATAATTTTGATAATATTTCCGAATATGCTGGAAATTTAATGATTCCTGGATTGAAATTACTGAATAAAAAATACAATTTATCTCAAGAAGTAAACATAGAAGGTAATTTTGATGAAATTATTGAAGTAAAAAAACTAAAAAGGAAAATAAAAAAATTATATAAAATGAATATTGATAAGTTTGATGTATCTAAAATAGATATAGCTTTTCTATCTACATATTCATCATTAATAGAAAAACCATATTTTACAAAAAGTCGGATTTTGAAATTAATTTTTGAAAAAGATAAAGATAAAATCATTAAATACTTCTCAAGTAATTATGAAAAGATGCATTTTTTTAATTTAATGCTATCTGAATTTGAGATTAAAGAATTTGAGAAAAGGATAATGAATCCTGATGATTTTGAAAAGATAAAACCTGATGTATCTCCATTTTTCATATCAAGAAAAAAATTAATATTTAATCTTTTAAAAAATGCGAAAAATTTCAAGGAGTTTACTCTTAACTATTTCGAACTCAACGAGGAAGAAATAAGAACTTTTGATATATTTTTAAGAAATTGTGTTCGTTATGATATAAAATGGCCAATTACACCATATCCTAAAGGGAAAGTTCGTGATTTTGCAATTAAATATGGTCTTGGTCAAAAACGAGTTGCTTTAGGATATTATTCTTTTGAAGACAATGAAAGACTTTTTCTTGATTCTATTATTGAGAAGTTCAGGTAGCATGTAATTTTTTGTGTAAATACCTCTTCTTGGATGGTAATAATTAAATAAAATTAGATTATTTTTTTTAATTATTTTCATATGAATTATCGTCTATATTGTAATATGCTTTAATAATAATTTTTAGAAGTTTTTGATGTGGATTTTTGGAAATAAACACTCTTTCGCAATTTTAACTGCAAGATTTAACATTATTAAATTGAGAATATATTTTTAGTGTTAGTTTTTATCATTTAGTTTTATGTATTATTAATTATTTCAGGTTTTGGAATTTAATTGTATTAAGAATTATAGACGTATTTTGTTATTCTTTCTTTAAAAAAGACGGATAGTTTGTTTAGGACTTTACTCCAATTTCTATATCGAGCTGCACATCTTTTTGTTGCATATGTTGTTGATAATATATAAGATATACCTCTTAACCATTTTGGTAATATTTCTACTGGATAATATATTCCAGAAAACATTCCAGTTAAGAATGAATATACCCAGCTTATTGGATCACCTTTTTTTGTTATTACAATAAATCCTGCACTTAATAATCCTATTCCACTTAAACTTATCATTGTTATTATTAATAATATTATTGAAGATATTATATTCATTTTTATTTCTACATCAAATGTATATATTAAAAATATAAATACTATTCCTGTGTTTAATATTGTAAATATCAATTTTGAGAATATGGTGTATATAAACACTTCCCATAATGGCGTTTCAGACAGAAGCAGGTATTCTATTGTTCCCATTACCTGCTCCTGTCTTATTACACTTTTAAATGTTGTAAGAGAGAGTGTAGTATAACTCATGAATACGCTTCCAGATATGAAATATGCAAGTATGTTTCCACCATATTGTTCAATCATTGGAAAATAATTGCCCTGAGCTATGAACCTTCCCATGAATCCAAATTGTAACAATCCCAAAAATCCACTGAGTATTACTAACACTGCTTGTGTTTTATAACTTTTCCATATGAGTATGTCTCTTGTAAGAAAATACAGAAATTTTTTTATTGTTTTCATCTATATCCCTCATTAATATAAATTACATTATTTATAATAATTGCTATTTTATTATCTTCTATATATTTCATGTTGTTTATAAATTCTTTTGTAATTAATGCTTTTTCTATTTCACCAGTTGTTATATTATATATCATTATTTTTTCTCCATCTGTTATTATCAGTTTATTTTCATTTATATCTAATGCTTTTATATTTTTTAATGAATGCATTATTATATTTTCTAATTTACCATTTAAAATATTGTATATAAATATATTTGATTTTATATCTTCAATTAATAGTTGATAACTATCTTTTAAAATGATTGTTTTTTTGATAGGATTTAATATTGTTATTGATCTTATATATGCCTCTTTTCCTAAAGTATGTATCAATATTCTATTTCCAGGATTTGAGTTTATACTTCCACTTAACCCATTATACGATATTATGTATTTGTTATCTTTGGTTAAATTTATTGCCTGTATTATTCCATAATGCCCTTTATATTTTTTTAATTCTTTTTTGTTTTTATAATCATATTTTACTATTTCATTATTATTATTCCCATAATATATATATTTTCCATCAAAATCAGCTATTTTTTGTATTTTTTTATCTTTATATAATAATTCTCCAGTTTTTAGATCATATATTTCAACTACTCCATTTTCACATGAGATAAATAACTTATCTTTTACTATTTTTACTTTTGATAAATAATCTTCTAATTCTTTTTTTAAAATTGTTTGATCTTCTTTTTTTATTG includes:
- a CDS encoding ABC transporter permease; translated protein: MKTIKKFLYFLTRDILIWKSYKTQAVLVILSGFLGLLQFGFMGRFIAQGNYFPMIEQYGGNILAYFISGSVFMSYTTLSLTTFKSVIRQEQVMGTIEYLLLSETPLWEVFIYTIFSKLIFTILNTGIVFIFLIYTFDVEIKMNIISSIILLIITMISLSGIGLLSAGFIVITKKGDPISWVYSFLTGMFSGIYYPVEILPKWLRGISYILSTTYATKRCAARYRNWSKVLNKLSVFFKERITKYVYNS